The genomic window cggctaggaccatgtgctatcttccttgagcaaagcccacttaaatttttaagactagaaaggccaggaaacagaaaaaaaaatgggttttaagttagctccctagctgtattcagctggtttttgttttcttttttttttttgcgggctaggagctcctaagagcttcTTCTCCTCAGGTTCCtcgttgctaatcagttgattaggtaagcctggcctgcctctcaatctactgagccacctccttaaagtaaaaggagacggaaatgagagacaaaggggagaaggaaaaaaaaatcctgttgaccccaatttaacttaaggagaaaagggaagagagaaaaggtgttttatactcacctgttctggcagctgtgtctttaagccaaggtatttggtaaaaggactgacggagtgagtaataagtggggtgaaagagcaagaaaattcaggaaatttattgaggttctagaaaccttcgaagcactaaagcagggccaagagccagagggggtagccggggtgggacttctcccaggtgattagtaaggacatcagaagactgatatagttcttttttccccgaagtggttacgccaatTGTAATGGttaaattttaggcttctgggagaggttgaaattcctaaaatgaaacactcaagtcagaatggagtttatggaggtttaatcacaatgggagtagggaaaggagagggagagaaggagagaagagaaaagggaaagaggctactcaacctctgaccaaggcagagggagttttaggcccaaagggcctaAGGTgtaaagaatcagtccttaactcacctgagtgatctgaaggaaagctgtctgcgggcgtcctccctgtccaagttCCTAACACCAACCAGCtcctcgtctctctctctctccacaggaagtgagcgaattccagaggctgttccctacctcacttcctgtgtctcacaaatgccaatggttggctctagcttggcttaggacagcccaggtgggcagttagttatttctgatttgtcattgactagcacatgcccgtgtagtatgggtgtgcacaatttttgggtgctagaccaagatggagacttttaaaattcacacagctCAGATTCATAAATAGCCGCTGAGGAGGGGCCTTAGGAGGCCTCAgctcctccctcattacttcatcccAGGGGAAGCAGGCGCTTGGCCAGGTTGGAGAGAAATTTATTCCACGAAAATATCACAATTCAATGTTTATTTTCAAAAACAGTTTATTGATGAAAAACGAAGGGTCTTAAGTCTAAGTCTGTAACCATGGAAACCCGGGGATCCAGGGTTCGAGAGGAGAAGCTGAGAGGCTGACAGGAATAACTGACAAGGCGGAGGCCAGATCGGACAATAACATGCTACTAGCAGGGCAGGAAAAGTCCTCATTCAGACACAGCTAGAGCCAGAAGGCCGAAAGATTTCCACTCCAAAGGAAAGTGGAGAAATCTGGACTCAATGGGAAGAATGCAGAGAACTCGGAAAGAAAACAGCTTCTTGTCTGGAACTTCTCTGCTCTGGCTGGTTCCTAGCagcttcccacccccaccccgcccccaccTCTTTAGTGCCGTCTCTGACCCTCACAACGTCCTCCATGGAGGAACTGCAGAAACCCCCCAGGCCGGGCACAGCCGGGGCTCACCCAGCTCAGGGGGCCGCCCTGTCCCAGACTGGCCTTCAGGAACCAGAAGAGCCCTTGGATGGCCCCTTCCTGCCAGGCCCCGCCTCCCCGGCTCCCCCCCAGGCCTGCTCTCCTCCCTGGGGCAGCTCTCCTCGGCCAGCCCAGCCCCCTCCCCTGGCGGCCCTGTGCCCAACTCGGTGCCAGCCCTGCCAGGCTCTTCCTGCTGGGGCTGGGGAAGCCCAACGCTGTCTGTCACCCCCGCATTCCCAGCACCCACCAGGGAGGCCCTCCTATGGccaggggggaggggctgtgagCAGGGACTGTGGGGAGAAGCTCAGGGCCCGCCCTGGGAGGCCAGAACAAGGTACTGGATGTGCGGGGCAGCgtccgccccgccccgcccccaccccctcTTTGGCTTCCTTCCACTCAAAAGCTGCACTGGCTGGATTGAGGGTTGCTGGGGAATGGGGGCATCAAGTGGGGGCGGGGAGAGCGGCCTGCCATTTCCTCGGAGCCCAACGTTAGGACTCCTTCCCTGGCAGGTGGGCAGAGATACCCCCGCTGCCCGCTGACCAGGCTCCTTCTTCCCTGGTTGTCACCTTTGAGGTAGAGTCCAGACCACCCCTCCCCCAGCAGCCTCTCAGGTCCGGTGTGCGGGGAAGGGCAAAGCCCCGCCACGGCTCTCGCTCCACTCAGAGCCGCCCCGCCCCCGTACTACCGTGTTTGTCCCTTTCTCTGAGTCCCTTTAAGGTGATGGCAGACACCGAGACACCGCCATGACAGAGAGACTCAAAGGGAGACACTGGGAGAGCCCCTCCCCCAAGCACGCCATTACGCGTTTTGCCCCGCCCCTCCTACCCCGTTACGCGTGCGCAGCAGCTTCCGCCCACACTCCCCGCCTCGTTAACCGGGAACTGGTCTGTCTGGGTCTTCCGGGTCCCAACAGCAGAAAGTCTCGGCTGCCAGAGCAAGGAGCCCGGGTCGAGCGTGGCCCGTtgactcccttccctcctcctctcacaCAACAAAGGTCCAAGACGCACCGCTCTAAGTCTTCCGGAAGCCGAGCCTGGCCAGGAGAGATTCCCTGCGTACCTGGAGGCTGCTGTAGGGGGCGGAGCCAAGAAGAGGGCGAAGACAGGAAACAGGTATTCCGGGATATGAATTCCTCCGAAGAGGGAGGGGCCAAGACTTACCCTAAGGCAggacaaggcattctgggaaatggagtcctcttGCCCCTGGGTGCAGGGCGGGCAGAGGGACCAGCTATACGCTCACGGTCCCTAAGGCCTGGGGAGCCGCCGCCTTCGGCCCCGCCcacccttttttcccttccagcCCTGCCCTGCTGCTTCTTTGAGCTGGAAGCTGCTTCGGGATACAGCCTGGCCCACAGCAGGGGCCTCATAAATTTccatggattgattgattgattgacaggcTGATCGGTGAATAGAGATTCCTCTTTCCCGAGGCCTGCAGAGGGATCCCCCCttctgacagagaaggaaactgaggcacggggcAGCCCCTGACAGTCCAGGCCCCTCCCACAGCTTCCCCTCCTCCAGGGATCTCTGAAAGTCCTTCTGCTCCTTGTGCTTTTTGGGGGGAGCCCGGGCCCCCCCCAAGGAGGGGCCAACCCTATCCCCAACTGCAGCAATCTGGGGAGGCAGCAGGGAGGGTGCAGCACCTCTGGGGGGTCCTTCTAGAGCTGCCAGCCCCCAGGAGGAGCCCTTTCCTGCAGGCACCCCCAGGCCTGGCTCCTGCCCTCCCCCTGCAGGAAGGCTTTTCCCCCTAGGGCCTCCTCTCAGACTTTCAGACTCCCCATTCCAGCCCAGGCCTCCCCCAGCAGGGGCTTCCTggtcctccccttccctccccagcaCAAGCCCTGCCTTCTCCCAGCCTCCCCCTGCCATGTTGCCCTTCCTGGTTAAGCCTCCCCTTCTGGGTCACAGTCAGGGCTGAGTCTGGGCTCCAGAAGACCCTgaagggcacatttgaacccagaacctctgctCTCTGGGCCAGGCTCTCTCCATGGAGCCCTCTGGCTGCCCCTGAACTCAGCTGCCTCCCAGAGCTTTTCCTCCACATCCCTCCTGGTGCTTCCAGGCATTCCCCCCCcctgctgccccctcccccccgcaGGCTGGGCCCCCCAACTTACCTCTCCTCCAGCCAGAATCACCCCCCTGGGCCTGCCTCCATGCTGGCCTCCGTGTCCCCCTTGGGCCACGAAGGGGCCTTTCCCTGTGCCTTGTCAGAGCCTGTTCTGGCCCCCCAGGACTTTGTCTTCCAGaggggagagggggcagggaggcCCTTTGGGGGCACAACTTCCTGGGCCGGGGGTGGCATGGCTCAGGGCATGGAGCAGAGCAGGATGGGGTCTGGGGCCTGCTTGGCTCCGTGGGGGAGGAAAGGCAGGtctgggaggaagaggaagccAGGGCTTGGGTGCAGATCTCCTCTGTCTCTACCCCTGGGGTCACCACACTGTCCCTGCCCAGGGGCTGCTCCCCCCTGAGCCCCCCAGGCACCCCAGGCTGCTCCTCCCCCTTTGCTGGCTCTGCCTCTCCCCCAGCTCCCCTGTGTCTCTGAGGCTAAATCCAGGCTGGAGCCCAGCCATCCCAGCTGggttttcctcccctccccaggccTTACCTCAGGAGGAGCCAGGACTCCCCCCCAGTCCTGGGGGTGAATTCTGGAGGAGACTTGGATCCGGAGCACCCTCAGGCCAGGACCTGGGAGTCCCAGAGGCAGCTGTCCTGTCTGAGGTCCTGCGGCCTGACTCCGGGGTCCCCCCAGCATCCACCCCGCAGAGCCAGCACAGCTTGGGCCCCGAGGGAAGCATGGAAGGAGAGGGGCCCCGGGACCTCTGCTCTGGGCTCCTGGGCCAGCCTCTGGGCTgccctttctctttcttggaaGTGGACTCTTCACCGGTGGGGTGGAAGCCGGGAGAGCCCGAGAGCCTGCAGGGTCCGTGGGCAGGACTGCAGAGCACGGGCGCCATTTCTGCGTGGAAGGGAGCCCCCAGAGCTGTTGGCTTGGGCAGGAAGTCTGAGATGGGGTTAGGTTTGGGGATCCAGACTCAAGGTGAAGTTCCGGGGGGAGCTGAGAGTGCGAGTCCTGCAGGAAGGTGAGGAAGCCCCtttgctttctctgttttcccTTCGTCCCTTGGGCACTTTTTTCAGCTTGGACCACGGGGAAGGCCCCGACCTGAGATTCCCAAGCAGGGATCCCAGGGCTTGTGTGAGGGGGCACAGCAGAGAAGGCTGCTCTTTAGCCACCCCGACTGcccttccctgccttcctctcttcctccctatgGAACGTGGCTTCTCCTCAGCCTCCACCTTGGGCTGTAGTCTCTGATCCATGAAGCCACTGCACAGACTGGACTTGGGAGGGATTTTCCCAACTGGGAATTGCGCAGTACCATCCTGTACCCACCACCCCAGGGCTGGAGTGCGGCCCATAGCGATGCCAATCCCTGCTGCTTCCCCGTCCCAGAGCCCCAGGTGGGCACTGGGCTCTGGGAGAGCTGCCAGATATCGGGCCTCTGCCTGTGCTGATGGCTTTTCTGAGGACTTCCACAGTTCGGGGTCCCTCCCAGGTCACCGCGTCCATCGCCTCTGGGTCACGTCTCCAGGAGTCCTCCCGAATACTGGCTGCTCATCACAGTTACCCCAGCTGTGGGAGCTTTCCAAGTTGTTGCTCCTTCACCGTTTCCGGTATCCCAGCTTTCCCTGAAAGGGCCCCTTGTTCATGGCCCAGGCATGTTCCGTCCGGCTCAGGCACACCTCGCCAGCCATTCTCCTCTGGAAGGAGCTCCTGCTTTAGCCTCCAGGACTTCGCCATAACCGAAGGAGCTGTCAGGAGCCCCTCGAGATGTCCTCTTGGTTGGCTGTCTTTGGGGGAACGTGGCCAGGAGTGTGTCCTGGAGTCACCTGGACACACAGTCTGGTGACTTGGGGCTCCACAGCTTGGCTAACGGGCCTGTTTCCCCCGGGAGCCCCCAACACGAGCCATTTTCTCTGGTCATCCATAATTTAGTCTGGCTGCGCATTCTGAATTCAGCCATGATTGTGTGAACTCTTGCAGAGAAATGCTATGAGCTGCTAGAAGTAAGGATGGCCCAAGGCCTGCTGCAGGTTGCTTCCTGTACCTGGGAGAGTGGGAGGAGAGGCTACAAGGGTAATGGCAGGACCCTTTGGAGCCAGTTGCTGGGGTCATACTCTGTCAGCATGGTTGGAATTGGCACATCGCTTGGCCATGAGGGAGAGGctttttgaaaccatattttcaggGCACCACAAAGCCCCCTCCTCAcaccaggatctcttgtctccatgcctgactctcaatccattgagccaccatgCTGGACcccctgtccctccccctccAACCCTCACCTCTTTTCTAGATCAatggatagacagacacacagagatctcccttcaatgtgtgtgtgtgggggggggggggggggctcctgcGGAAAATATGTAGaagtttatttgtttaaaaattgttttaaaatttagatgAATATTTTAGTTTCACATTTTATTGGAGTAGAAACTTCACTTTGAGAAAAACAACAGGATTGCTCTCTTTCCCCTCAAAACTCGAATCCAGAAGATCAGCTTCCCAGTTTTGAGAAAAGGTGAAGTAAGTACATTGtgctttttattttgaaatttttgattgatttttcattttttcattgttttttaattaattaagaatattgttcatggttccatgattcatgttttcttccttccctctgaatTCCCCCCAcccagagttgacaagtaattccactgggttatacatgcatcattgttcaaaatgtatttctatgttattcttaATTGCAATAGTCATCATTTAGAGCCCAAaccccagtcatattcccatgAAACCACGTGATCACTCgtgtatttttcttttgaatttccgctcccacagttctttctcataagtccctcagaattgtcctgggtcattgcactgctgctagtagagaagtcaattacatggGATcctgctacaatgtatcagtgtctgtatacaacattctcctggttctgctcctctcactctgcatcacttcctggaggtccttccagttcacatggaatccctccagttcttccttcctttcagcacaataatattccattcccatcagataccacaaggTGTGAGCCTCTCCAGTCAATGGACACCTgctcattttgcaattttttgccaccacaaagaagcgcagctctgaatattcttgtaggagtcttttcccttatcatttctttgggatacaaagccCAGCAGAAACACAAGTGTTCCTGActgatatatatttcatttttgtttattttatttttatcctgaaagtaag from Monodelphis domestica isolate mMonDom1 chromosome 4, mMonDom1.pri, whole genome shotgun sequence includes these protein-coding regions:
- the LOC100024256 gene encoding collagen alpha-1(III) chain-like isoform X5, with the translated sequence MGRMQRTRKENSFLSGTSLLWLVPSSFPPPPRPHLFSAVSDPHNVLHGGTAETPQAGHSRGSPSSGGRPVPDWPSGTRRALGWPLPARPRLPGSPPGLLSSLGQLSSASPAPSPGGPVPNSVPALPGSSCWGWGSPTLSVTPAFPAPTREALLWPGGRGCEQGLWGEAQGPPWEARTRSKTHRSKSSGSRAWPGEIPCVPGGCCRGRSQEEGEDRKQVFRDMNSSEEGGAKTYPKAGQGILGNGVLLPLGAGRAEGPAIRSRSLRPGEPPPSAPPTLFSLPALPCCFFELEAASGYSLAHSRGLINFHGLID
- the LOC100024256 gene encoding uncharacterized protein LOC100024256 isoform X6, which encodes MGRMQRTRKENSFLSGTSLLWLVPSSFPPPPRPHLFSAVSDPHNVLHGGTAETPQAGHSRGSPSSGGRPVPDWPSGTRRALGWPLPARPRLPGSPPGLLSSLGQLSSASPAPSPGGPVPNSVPALPGSSCWGWGSPTLSVTPAFPAPTREALLWPGGRGCEQGLWGEAQGPPWEARTRSKTHRSKSSGSRAWPGEIPCVPGGCCRGRSQEEGEDRKQKLHFEKNNRIALFPLKTRIQKISFPVLRKGEAQLPSWNSSGIGMAPPLPAQLQGPPLLPAPSLPRPPASCLPSQSPQ
- the LOC100024256 gene encoding collagen alpha-1(III) chain-like isoform X7 yields the protein MGRMQRTRKENSFLSGTSLLWLVPSSFPPPPRPHLFSAVSDPHNVLHGGTAETPQAGHSRGSPSSGGRPVPDWPSGTRRALGWPLPARPRLPGSPPGLLSSLGQLSSASPAPSPGGPVPNSVPALPGSSCWGWGSPTLSVTPAFPAPTREALLWPGGRGCEQGLWGEAQGPPWEARTRSKTHRSKSSGSRAWPGEIPCVPGGCCRGRSQEEGEDRKQKISFPVLRKGEAQLPSWNSSGIGMAPPLPAQLQGPPLLPAPSLPRPPASCLPSQSPQ